The following nucleotide sequence is from Fusarium graminearum PH-1 chromosome 1, whole genome shotgun sequence.
TGACTTGGCACGGTCGATATCCACAGCGCTTGgatcgacgatgatgtcCTTGCCCTCCTCTTCAGGGACAGCAATCAGAGTTGCTGCGCCGATAGTCTTTAGAGGAATGGCGGCGCTGAGAAGTCCTAGGATAGCTGAGTGAAGAAGCGCAGGAATGATGGGGAGATTCTGTGACAAACGTCAGTCCGAGCCTAGCTCATTCGTTAATTATCCCATCCTACCAATTGCGCCTGAACGATCTTCGCATTGACGTAGGCGTTTTCAGGTGTCTCGGCCACCTGAAGAGTGATCTGGATCACGCTTCGAGGATAGTCTCTCACCGGGATGAGTTGCCTCAACGCGGCCTGCATGATGGATTCGAGCTGTCTTTCACGGGTACCTGTGGTTTGCGACACGAGTGAGTATGAGGATCTGATACCATCTGTAACAGGAAATGTTACGCACCTCCCACGCCAGCGGCGGGACGGACAATGACGTCCACTAGAGCCTCAAAGGCattctcgtctcgtctctgGGCCTCGACGGGGCCGTTGACTGCGGCTATCACGGCATATCCTCCATATGAGAATGTTGCAGAGCCGTCGGACTTGGCGAGGAGAGAAATTTCCGCTGTTGGTTCAGTAAAGGGAGCCATTGTATCGTcttgttttggtgttgaaacgACTAGGTTGGGTTTGTCTTGTAAGGCTGGGAAATTTTCCTATGGAGGTCCCTTGAGTTTTAGCCCCGCGCTGTGAAAGGCGGTATAACAAATTGATTCGGTCAATTGGATGTGAGTGAGAATTAACGGTTGAGTATGATATGAGTCTTGAGGCAAGAAAATGAAATTGTTCTAGAATTCATTTGAGAAATGAAAATTGTTATTCAATGAGTTGCATGGTTTGCTACTAGCTGCAGCATGAAAATAGTGGGGTTGCTAGCAGCTACCTGTAGAGGTGAGGTGAATCATGCCTAAGGTTAGTACATAGACCCTTATCTTATGATATGCAGCTCCTCTTAGTATTATCaatccaacatcaacctACCACCAGCACAATAACTTCCCTTCTATACGGAAATGACTTCACAGGCGCCCCCTCAGCCCGCCTCATCACCAGGCGTagctgctccagcagcagcatcatcaataccAAACCTTAAAGATCGACTGCCAAAGCTCGAACCTCGAAAGCGACGCTCTGGTCCCTCCAATCCTACTCCCATCCCTGAGACGCCCGCCCTCCCCACACCACCCGATACCTCCTCCAACTGGACGTTCAAGACGCCCTCACGAAGAATTCTGTCCAAGAAGGACCATGACATATTTCTCTCCTCGCCAACATGTAAACTCGTCACCGCCTGGGTTTTTGGACTAGCAGAGTCTATCGTCGACACTCCCAACTCGGCAATCCGAGACGCAGACTTGAGTGCCCTCATCAAGACCATTCTACACATCCTCGACGAGACAGAGCAGCTGGTGACAAAATCACCTCCAAATGAACAGGGCGGCTCGAGATTCGGCAACAAGGCATTCCGAGGTCTTCTCGATCTTGCGCAAAAGAACAGTGCAGCCTGGCACCATGATATCGGCGTACAGAACGAAGATGCTATCAACGAGCTTTCCACATACTTTTGCGAGTCTTTCGGCAACGCAAACCGAATTGACTACGGATCTGGACACGAGCTCAACTTTATGATCTGGCTTCTCTGCCTCTACCAGCTGGGGCTATTGAAGCAATCCGACTTTAAGCCCATCGTACTTCGAGTGTTTGTGCGCTACCTTGAGGTTATGCGAGTTATTCAGATGACATACTATCTCGAACCTGCTGGATCACATGGTGTTTGGGGTCTTGATGACTACCAATTCCTGcctttcctctttggtgCCACACAACTCCTACATCACCCATACATCACACCAAGAGCTATCCACCAGGACTTGACCCTGGAGGAATTCGGCCATGAATATATGTACCTGGGCCAAGTGAGCTTTGTCAATAGCACCAAAACCGTCAAGGGTCTACGATGGCATAGCCCGATGCTCGACGACATCTCATCGGCGAGGTCCTGGACAAAGATTGACGGAGGCATGCGTCGCATGTTCGTCGCTGAGGTCTTGGGCAAGCTTCCCGTTATGCAGCACTTCCTTTTCGGATCACTGGTGCCAGCAGACGATAGTATGAGCGAGGACACCGGGGctggagatgaagcagatgttgaagacgatCCACACGCGGGTCATGATCACACTGGCAAAGCTCATGATGGTACCGGTTGGGGTGACTGCTGTGGTATCAAGGTCCCCAGCAGCATCGCAGCTGCtcaggagatgaagaagagaggcatGAACCAGGGTCTGCGAAGAATCCCATTCGATTAATATATTATAACAAAGAAAAAA
It contains:
- a CDS encoding serine/threonine-protein phosphatase 2A activator 2 gives rise to the protein MTSQAPPQPASSPGVAAPAAASSIPNLKDRLPKLEPRKRRSGPSNPTPIPETPALPTPPDTSSNWTFKTPSRRILSKKDHDIFLSSPTCKLVTAWVFGLAESIVDTPNSAIRDADLSALIKTILHILDETEQLVTKSPPNEQGGSRFGNKAFRGLLDLAQKNSAAWHHDIGVQNEDAINELSTYFCESFGNANRIDYGSGHELNFMIWLLCLYQLGLLKQSDFKPIVLRVFVRYLEVMRVIQMTYYLEPAGSHGVWGLDDYQFLPFLFGATQLLHHPYITPRAIHQDLTLEEFGHEYMYLGQVSFVNSTKTVKGLRWHSPMLDDISSARSWTKIDGGMRRMFVAEVLGKLPVMQHFLFGSLVPADDSMSEDTGAGDEADVEDDPHAGHDHTGKAHDGTGWGDCCGIKVPSSIAAAQEMKKRGMNQGLRRIPFD